A window of the Parabacteroides merdae ATCC 43184 genome harbors these coding sequences:
- a CDS encoding VOC family protein: MKIKRIYACWIYVSDLQRSQEFYRNIGFDIKVVDGDWIEFALGETSFAILKRPESKGEVVASKTRIMFEVEDIELARDELKSKNVKIIGNIREEPYGKLLTFEDPDGHWLEFYQLYNE; encoded by the coding sequence ATGAAGATTAAAAGAATATATGCCTGCTGGATTTATGTCAGCGATTTGCAGAGGTCTCAAGAATTCTATCGCAATATCGGATTTGATATAAAAGTTGTCGATGGCGACTGGATAGAGTTCGCTTTGGGTGAGACATCGTTTGCCATCCTGAAAAGACCGGAGAGCAAAGGTGAAGTCGTTGCGAGTAAAACAAGGATTATGTTTGAGGTGGAGGATATCGAACTTGCCAGAGATGAATTGAAAAGCAAAAATGTGAAGATCATCGGCAACATCAGAGAAGAGCCATACGGCAAGTTGCTGACTTTTGAAGACCCCGACGGGCATTGGCTGGAGTTTTATCAACTATATAATGAGTAA
- a CDS encoding helix-turn-helix domain-containing protein, which translates to MEYETINKETPEMKELISGIKEVSKRIREIAQTHCPLFGGEIYLTGREVCEHLFVSPRTLQDYRDRGIIPYTQIAGKILYRLSDINRLLQENYRG; encoded by the coding sequence ATGGAATACGAAACGATTAACAAAGAAACACCCGAGATGAAAGAACTCATTTCGGGCATTAAGGAAGTAAGTAAACGTATTCGGGAGATAGCCCAAACGCACTGTCCGCTCTTCGGGGGAGAAATATACCTTACGGGGCGGGAGGTCTGCGAACACCTTTTCGTTAGTCCTCGCACTTTGCAGGACTATCGGGACAGAGGCATTATTCCCTACACCCAAATCGCAGGGAAAATACTCTATCGACTCTCAGATATCAACAGATTACTGCAAGAGAATTATCGGGGATAG
- a CDS encoding helix-turn-helix domain-containing protein, whose translation MRFTAIDTSAWEELKKSIEELALCMREHFGMKPELPDLLHNGDVCRILNISKRTLQHYRDTSVLPFIQIGHKCYYKREDVEALLAKSNRK comes from the coding sequence ATGAGATTTACCGCCATCGACACCTCCGCGTGGGAGGAACTGAAAAAGAGCATTGAAGAGCTGGCTCTTTGTATGCGAGAACACTTCGGAATGAAGCCCGAACTCCCCGACCTGTTACACAACGGGGACGTGTGCCGAATACTGAACATCAGCAAGCGAACGCTCCAGCACTATCGGGATACGTCCGTGCTGCCCTTTATCCAAATCGGACACAAGTGCTATTACAAACGTGAGGATGTGGAAGCACTCCTCGCCAAGTCCAACCGCAAATAA
- a CDS encoding DUF3795 domain-containing protein, with protein MRIGSIDIEMFAPCGMNCTVCYKHCHTRKIQKPCSGCMQENKSKPVHCRKCRIKDCVQLKEITYCYQCGDFPCRLIRNLEKSYNSRYEESLVENSEIVREEGICNFLKIHSARYTCMECGGIVSLHDKVCTECGKRTR; from the coding sequence ATGAGAATTGGCAGCATTGACATAGAAATGTTCGCTCCCTGTGGCATGAACTGTACGGTATGCTATAAGCATTGTCATACGAGGAAAATACAGAAGCCTTGCAGTGGATGTATGCAAGAAAACAAAAGTAAACCAGTGCATTGCCGAAAATGCAGGATAAAAGACTGCGTGCAGCTGAAAGAGATTACTTATTGCTATCAGTGTGGTGACTTCCCTTGTAGACTTATAAGAAACCTCGAAAAAAGTTATAACAGCCGTTACGAAGAAAGTCTGGTCGAAAATAGTGAGATTGTAAGGGAAGAAGGAATATGTAATTTCCTGAAAATACACTCCGCTCGATACACCTGCATGGAATGCGGAGGCATCGTCTCATTGCATGACAAGGTTTGCACTGAGTGCGGAAAAAGAACACGATAA
- a CDS encoding ClbS/DfsB family four-helix bundle protein, translated as MARATTKADLTASANGQFDKMWKLIDSMSEEQQKAAFAEEMATAGKETHWSRDKNLRDVLVHLYEWHQLLLNWVKANSNDERKPFLPEPYNWKTYPAMNVGFWKKHQNTPLEEAKAKLRESHKDVMALIEQFSNDELFAKGTLAWTGTSPLGAYCVSTAASHYDWAMKKIKLHIKTSKG; from the coding sequence ATGGCAAGAGCAACGACAAAAGCGGATTTGACAGCATCCGCCAACGGACAATTCGACAAGATGTGGAAACTCATCGACAGTATGAGCGAAGAACAGCAGAAAGCAGCCTTTGCCGAGGAAATGGCAACGGCCGGGAAAGAAACACATTGGAGCAGGGACAAAAACCTGCGAGATGTGCTTGTGCATCTGTATGAATGGCATCAGTTGTTACTAAATTGGGTAAAAGCCAACAGTAACGACGAACGCAAGCCTTTTTTACCAGAACCGTATAATTGGAAAACCTATCCGGCAATGAACGTTGGGTTTTGGAAGAAGCACCAAAATACGCCATTGGAGGAAGCTAAAGCAAAGTTAAGAGAGAGCCACAAAGATGTAATGGCACTGATAGAGCAATTCTCCAACGATGAACTCTTTGCCAAAGGAACACTCGCTTGGACAGGGACTTCCCCACTCGGAGCTTACTGCGTTTCGACAGCTGCCAGTCATTACGACTGGGCGATGAAGAAAATAAAATTGCATATCAAAACATCTAAGGGATAA
- a CDS encoding VOC family protein gives MRQKFTLITLGVKDFQKALAFYEGLGWKKSQQSQEAYALFPLGGIVLGLYPLQELEKDTTLNYQQASFSGMTISYNATSEEEVDTVMQEAERLGATVVKPAQKVFWGGYSGYFKDLDGYVFEVAYNPFWEIDSEGSLVM, from the coding sequence ATGAGACAGAAATTCACTTTAATCACATTGGGAGTAAAAGACTTCCAAAAGGCCTTGGCTTTCTACGAGGGCTTAGGCTGGAAGAAATCGCAACAAAGTCAAGAAGCCTACGCATTGTTTCCTTTGGGTGGGATAGTTTTAGGATTATATCCACTGCAAGAATTGGAAAAAGACACAACGCTAAATTATCAGCAGGCATCCTTTTCGGGTATGACAATCAGCTATAATGCCACATCGGAGGAAGAAGTCGATACCGTGATGCAGGAAGCCGAACGGCTCGGAGCAACCGTTGTGAAGCCTGCACAGAAAGTGTTTTGGGGCGGTTACAGCGGCTATTTCAAAGATTTGGACGGCTATGTGTTCGAGGTAGCCTACAATCCTTTTTGGGAGATTGACAGCGAGGGAAGCCTCGTTATGTAA
- a CDS encoding GNAT family N-acetyltransferase yields the protein MELQTKRLILRPWQESDAEALYKYACNPNIGPIAGWPPHTSIGNSREIIKGVLSAPETYAVVLKETGETIGSVGIMTARSEIRSAKMAGSECEIGYWISEPYWGQGLIPEAVSELIRYAFEDLQMTTVWCGYFDGNEKSKRVQEKCGFTYSHTEYNKPVPLMNDVRTEHFTKLTLEEWRKRKDRYENWQH from the coding sequence ATGGAATTACAGACCAAACGCTTGATTTTAAGACCGTGGCAGGAAAGCGATGCCGAAGCACTCTACAAATATGCCTGCAATCCGAATATCGGTCCCATCGCAGGTTGGCCGCCGCACACGAGTATTGGGAACAGCCGCGAAATCATCAAGGGCGTGTTATCTGCTCCGGAGACATACGCTGTTGTTCTGAAGGAGACAGGCGAAACAATCGGTAGCGTAGGAATCATGACAGCAAGGAGTGAGATTCGCTCCGCAAAGATGGCGGGCAGCGAATGTGAGATTGGCTATTGGATTAGCGAGCCATATTGGGGGCAAGGCCTGATTCCCGAAGCCGTCAGCGAATTGATTCGATATGCCTTTGAGGATTTGCAGATGACTACCGTTTGGTGCGGATATTTTGATGGCAACGAGAAATCAAAACGAGTGCAAGAGAAATGCGGATTCACTTACAGCCATACGGAATACAACAAGCCCGTCCCATTGATGAATGACGTTCGCACAGAACATTTCACCAAACTCACACTAGAAGAATGGAGAAAAAGAAAAGACAGATATGAGAATTGGCAGCATTGA
- a CDS encoding site-specific integrase, translating to MQREKFKILLYLKKSGLDKLGQAPIMGRITYGRTIAQFSCKLSCAPDLWNARESRLNGKSREAVVTNGKLERLLLSVQSAYRVLYERGAVFTATDIKELFQGSMQTQITFLERYDRMVKDMEQKVGIEIKATTMSSYHTVRKHLQVFIGEKYHTADIPFGQMEEDFLECLQHYSVGKLGHSQGHYRKMALAVKKLCRLAYREGLTERQLFAHIEIERGENKQPRALDRASLDKLLGLTFEPYEVELETARNLFLFSCYTGVAYCDMVALNREHLFTDDEGALWLKFRRQKTNTLCRVKLLSEAVRMIERYQSEERNTLFAPITYSAYLVQLKALQLRAGISIPLSAHVGRHTFATLITLERGVPIETVSRMLGHSNIQTTERYAHVTPKKLFDEFGRFLSFTENLTLTL from the coding sequence ATGCAAAGAGAAAAATTCAAGATTTTGCTCTACCTGAAAAAGAGCGGATTGGACAAGTTGGGGCAAGCTCCGATAATGGGGCGTATAACCTACGGGCGAACCATCGCCCAATTCAGTTGTAAGCTTTCATGTGCCCCCGATTTGTGGAACGCTCGTGAGAGCAGACTGAATGGCAAGAGTCGTGAGGCAGTGGTTACGAATGGCAAGTTGGAGCGTTTGCTCCTCTCTGTACAGTCGGCTTATAGAGTTCTTTATGAACGAGGTGCGGTCTTTACTGCAACAGACATCAAGGAGCTGTTCCAAGGAAGTATGCAAACTCAAATCACCTTTTTGGAGCGATACGACCGAATGGTTAAAGATATGGAACAAAAGGTGGGCATCGAAATAAAGGCTACAACTATGAGTAGTTACCACACTGTTCGCAAGCACTTACAAGTCTTTATTGGTGAGAAGTACCATACGGCAGATATTCCTTTCGGACAGATGGAAGAAGATTTCTTGGAATGCTTGCAACACTACTCTGTCGGAAAGCTGGGACATTCGCAAGGTCATTATCGTAAGATGGCTTTGGCAGTGAAGAAACTCTGCCGTTTGGCATATCGTGAGGGCTTGACAGAGCGACAACTGTTTGCTCACATAGAGATAGAGCGAGGAGAGAACAAACAACCTCGTGCCTTGGATAGGGCTTCGTTGGATAAGTTGCTGGGATTGACCTTTGAGCCTTATGAAGTGGAGCTGGAAACCGCCCGTAATCTCTTTCTCTTCTCCTGCTATACGGGTGTTGCCTATTGCGATATGGTCGCCCTTAATAGGGAACATCTTTTTACGGACGATGAAGGGGCGTTGTGGCTGAAGTTTCGCAGGCAAAAGACGAATACCCTTTGCCGAGTGAAGCTCCTATCCGAAGCGGTTCGTATGATAGAGCGGTATCAGTCCGAGGAGCGCAACACTCTTTTTGCGCCTATTACTTATTCAGCTTATCTCGTTCAGCTCAAAGCCCTGCAACTTCGGGCTGGTATCTCTATTCCCCTTTCGGCACACGTCGGTCGCCACACCTTTGCGACCTTGATTACTTTGGAACGAGGTGTTCCCATCGAAACGGTCAGTCGAATGTTGGGACACAGCAACATCCAAACGACCGAGCGATACGCCCACGTTACCCCGAAGAAACTCTTTGATGAGTTCGGGCGATTTCTCTCTTTCACTGAAAACCTAACCTTAACCTTGTAA